The following DNA comes from Hordeum vulgare subsp. vulgare chromosome 3H, MorexV3_pseudomolecules_assembly, whole genome shotgun sequence.
gcaccggcgcttccgatggcctccgttgaatatgtccaaaccatctgagacgatgctggaccagcttctcttcgatcggtgctaccccaagtctctctcgtatatcgtcattccgtacccgatccttccttgtgtgaccacatatccatctcaacatgcgcatctctgctacacctaactgttggatatgtcgtctcttggttggccaacactccgcgccatacaacatcgcaggtcagATAGCTGTcttataaaacctgccttttagcttttgtggcactctcttgtcacagagtacgccagaagcttggcgccacttcatccacccagccttgattcggtggcccacgtcttcatcgatatcgccatccttctgcaacatggaccccaaatatcgaaacgtgtctctctccggtaccacctgcccaccaaggctaacctctccatccccgtgcctagtagcactaaaactgcacctcatgtattcagttttagttctactaagcctaaaacctttcgattctagagtccgcctccataactctaactttctattaacccccgttcggctatcatcgactagcaccacatcatccgcaaagagcatacaccatgggatatctccttgtatatcccttgtgacctcatccatcaccaaatcaaaaagataagggctcaaagctgacccttggtgtagccctattctaatcggaaaaCTATTTATGTTTAACTAATGTAAATAATAATTGTTGACATATGCTGCTCATTGTTGTTAACAGAAACTCCTGGCAAAGTGAACACAACAGTATAACCAACCTGTGATGGATCAATCATATTGCTGCCACTTGCAATTTGGAGAGATTGAAGAATTGAAAGGGCTTCTGTGTCAAAGGATAATAAACTGATCTCTCCATCACCGCCGTTATTTGCAACTCTTAACGCAACATcaacaaggacaagttcttcaggAACATATGATGGAGATAGCTTTTGTTGGAGTTGCTTAGCTGCAGTTATTTGCCCAAATTCTAATAAGGAGAGCACAGCCTTCTCCATATCTGCAGGCCTGACATGTTGCTCCCAACCAGACAGAGACGCTTCCATCTTAGCAAATTCCTCTTCAGATAGTAAATTTCTTGCTTGTTCGCCAATCTTAGAACGAAAGAAAACTTTAGAATTATCATCAGAATCATTGGTGCTACTTTCAACATTATCAGTGACACCTCGCCTAAGTGGTAGATTTGTTTTGCCCCTTCGCTTTGCTCTAgcattatttgttgttgttgttgcttcacTGTTATATTCAAAGAGTTGCAAATGTTGATGGTGTGGTAAGTTATTGTCCCTCATACCATTTCTTTCTGCAGCTTTCATGCTTGGCAAACTCATACTACTGTCTATTTTTGTGATGACATCAGCAGTCTGTTCTATAATACTGGTACTGTTTCCAACAGCTAGACTCTGAGAAACGACAGAAGATTCGCCATCAGCCTTAGAGTGAGTCTCTGACTCGACTGCCAGGAGCCAAACCCTAGTCTCAATTTCccgaagaagatgaagaggataTACCCTGCAAAAAATGTATATATCAGCAAGAAGATACAAATAAGCATATGTGTACGTCAATATAGATTACAAGGGATCTTACGGAGAGGATTTAGTAATAGTTCCAGTAAGCCATTGTAAGGATAGCAGAAGTATTTCATGAAGCTCTCGTGCTGGTATCTCTTTCCCTAATGCTTCAGCATGCTTAAGGAAAAATAATCCAGCCTGCACACATAATTGAATGGTATTACCATCACACAGAATTTATAGGGATAAGAGATGAGACACATAAGAGATCACATATGCATTTCACTGATTCAGTCATCAAATACGGTACCTGTAAAGGTGGCAAAGAATATCTCATGAAAAGCGTCTGACAGTGGCCCCACAAAGCTGCACGTTCTTGTGGAATATCCCAGAGAAACTCCTTCCATTCGGCAACCATAGCTTCTGCCTGAGACAATGGACAGATAGATATCAGCATAAATCATAAGTAATTAGTGAGTGGAAATTAAATTATGAGCCATAGAGAAACTTAAGGATACAAAGTTACAAACCTGTGATTCCGTCACATGATCAAAAGTAGATTCCCAAGCTATGTCACTCGACTCCAGTTGCCTTGCCCAAGTGCGAGCGTCCTCCCATCGTCCATCCTTCTCTAATGCTGCCAGGAGAGAAGCATCATCCATGGAATCGTTCCACTTGTAGATATCACCATCTTTGCATAAAGTCGGTTCAGCCAGATTGATTTTCCAATAACTGCGGCCGAAGTAAGCTGACGAAGAGCCACCATCTGCAAAATCAACAGCTGCAAGGAGCTGTAGCAAACACCTCTTCTCATAAAGTGATGGACAGGTTGAGAGTACTGCATCTGCGGCTTTTACAGCTGTAGCAACTACCCATCCTGTTATAGATGATGCTTCTTTGAACGAGTTTGATTGAGAGGCTTCATCTTTTATCCTTGCTGAAAATGATGTCAAATGTGCAGAAGCCTCGGACAAACGCATTTGACAAAATGCCTTAAAGGTAACACAAACAAAATGCTCATGTTAATTGGTATACAAATACAACTAGTAGAATATATAAATGACCTGTTTTTACTAACCTGAAGAGAACGAATGAAGGGGAGAAGGGAGCAGGATGGCAGAAATAAGTCAAAGGATCGAAGTAATGGTAGGAACAGCTGTTGTTCACACAGCACTGCTACTATACTTGATAAAGATGCAAGCCTTTCATCAATATCAACTGGAATTTCAGTCTCTTCTGAGGTGGGCTTTCTTCTTTCCTGCTGAGCATCAATATCGGAAGGATTGGAAGTTGCAGTACCatttgacccacttgcgatgtccAGTGAAAAACCTGATTTGAAGCTATCTGGAGAAGCCTCCAAGAACCGTCTTCGCTTTGGATTCTTCCTGTTGTAACGATATTCAACATTCCTACTCACGCTTGACAATTTATTTGTGGCCTCAACAGCAGATCCAACATTCTTAGCTACTTTAGAGGAAATACCGTCCACCTTGATTAATGACAACTCCCTGAAGACAAGAAATAGATGCCAACACGATAAAATTACACAACAAGAAAAGCAATGAATCTTGCAAAATGACATACGCATCAAACCCTTACAATGCTCAACTTGTTACCTTGCAGCTGTAATCTCAAGCCAAAAGCTTAAGCATGAGAGAAGTGTAACATCTGGAAAGCATGAAGCAATCAACGCCAATAAAGACCACTGCATTTGTTTCGCTTTATTCAGAAGTGCCTCCCCAGGGTTCTTTTGCTTTTCACAAACAGCAAGTATGCAGAAAAGTTCCATGGGGTTGTCGCCATCAACAGACAAGAAAGATGGGTCCCTACTTCCTGAGGGTATATTGCTAGACGATTTCCTTCTATTTGATAACGTGTTTTTCAGAACTGTTAGTATATGAGTCCTCAATCTTGAGTCCTTTATCTCTTTGGAAGCCTGAATGCAATACCAGGGAGAAGCGATGAGAATAGTGTTTTGTCAACTATAATTAATTTAACTATCAACAAAACGCCTACTATTTATGATAAGAAAAATACCACTCCGATAACAACTTCAATTGGAAAACCAGCTCTCTGGGCTTCTGTTAGAAAACCAACCTGCCAAAAGCATGATCATTAGTGGGAGGACTTATATAAGTAACATACCCACAAGACAAATTAAAAATGTGTCAGTACCCAATCATTGTCATTGGCCAGTAAAGCCAGATATTTTGTACTTAATGGGAGATGGTGCGCCTGACAAAATTCTGTAACCAAATTCCAATGTTGGCTGGCTTCATTTTGCTGCGACCGGTAAAGAGATGCATCACCGATGCCGCTCAAAAGCCAAAATCCGCAGGTTCTACCTTCGTCTAATAATGGCAAACTTGCTCGTTCCAGGTGCTCCAGTATAGCAATAAGAGGCTGTGATGGTTGTTCCCTTTTGGGACCTCTAGAGGTTTGCTTCTGCTCCAAAACCTGAAGATGATCAGACTGGACATAATCTTCAGCTAATGCTCGAGCAAGAGCAGGAACAATATCTGCTCCATGGGAGAGCACATGTAACCCAGAGCTCCTTGGTGAAGATAGTTCACTTTTTTTATTTTGCTGAGCTGAGTTATAGTAGGAAGAGATGCGCTGAAGAACGGCAATATCTAGACGGAGCATGTTAGCACACATGCCACATAGTTCCAACAGGAACGTGCAGGAAGCAACTAGTGTGGAGTCCTCGAAGTTTGTGATAGCTAGTGGAGCCACCTGGAGAAGTGATAGCATATTGCAGCACAACCAAGTAAAGCATTAGAATTTAAAATAGAAACTGCAAAAATCAATTCCAAATTAACAAATAGTATATGGAACTTCTTCCCGAAGCTTATGTTGATTATATGTTCTGCCATTTAGGTATTCGGCATTCTTGTAAATGGTATCAAAAGATAAAACTGGGACAAAAATAAACTTTGGCATGTCATATCCAGGAAAAGATTTGGAATATTGCCATCTCTAAGTGACCAATGGGTACTATCTGTATAAAGTAGCTCGTGATTATATGCCCATCTCTACCTTCACTAGAAGTCCAAACTCTTCAATATTTATTCATTAGTGATCAGATTAGCAAAAAactgaatgatgatgatgataactaGTCTATTCGTAGAGTAAGTTTTTCAATCAGAGTGTAAAATTTTGATCGATACTGGTATAATTAGTTGTTTGAGAGAAAAAAACAAGTCAGCAACATGAACATACCGATAGAAGAACTGATCGTTCAGTTTGACTTAAAGGGGCTAGGATCAGTTGTACATCTGCTTGAACATCAGACTGTGTGGAGATCACTTGGCGCGCATTGGCTGATTTTAATTGAGAAGCTCTTTTACCAAGAAGATGCCTGAAAGCTGCTAGTGCTCGACCACGGTGCAAATGATGCTCCACCCTCAAGTCTTTCTCCTGAAGGCAGGAGTTAACTAATAATGAAATTACTGCTTTGGAAATAAACGCTATAATACGGTGAGAGAACACAACCAAGACTGGGGGCGATAACTCCAAGCTCAGAATATTGCATGCAGTGTGGATTTATGaaatggtactccctccgttccatcaTACTTGTTGTTTTAGTTCAACTTTTGAACTAAAACAACAAGTATGATAGAACCGAGGGAGTATATGCTAGTGGTGGGCTTATGCTATATGGATAAGCATCCTCCGCACTAGCCCTTGCCAGGATCAAGTATGTATATCTCCTATTCTTGACCAGTGTCCAAGTATGAGCACTAGCATACATTCAACATAACAAAACAAAATTCTGTTGTTCTAAATAGAGAAGTAACATGGCGCAAAAGTGATGCAAGAAAGAAAACAAAGAATTTGTTCTCAATAATGTACTAAGTAGATTACTACAAGATAGAGTGTACCTCAAGGGAAGAATATAGTTCTTCTTCAACACTTGTTTGAATGGATGCTTCTAAGGACAACGCATTGGTTTCACTATATCCAGTGGTATTGTATATGTAATCAGTGACACCATGAGTAAATAACTCTTCAGATGATGGTGCACTCGATAGCAGTTGCATACCAAAAGGACCCTGATCACAGATTGTGGTCaattaaaagaaataaaattatCCTGCTATCAATGCTGCTGGAAGATCAAGATTTATATGTACACAAAACATATATACGAGGGACATAAGTTTGGCATCTCAAAGACCCTTACTGCTTTTTAGTTAGCCTTGCATGTCTCAAATCTTATCGTGCTTTCCTTCATAGTAACCGATAATCACATACTCTGTTAAACTAACATTTCTAATACATGATAAACAGTACACACTGGTATAGAAGAGATATTTTTTTAAACAGACAGTGTTATATAAGAGACTGAAAGGGGGCCAAGACACATTTGCCAAACAGATTATGTTGTTGACTTTAGTCCACTGCCCTTGGGCAATTAGGCGTAAATTGGAACACAAAAACAGTGATGTATTGGTAACATTCTTGAAAGAGTGATTACTGTTTCAAATACTTCCATAGAGAAGAACTAAGATACTGAGAAAAAAACACAACTGATCCACCAGAAGTGCTTTGGAACATCTGAAAAGATATGTTtccagaaggaaaggaatatttcGCATGTACTTACGTCATAAGAACATAAATTCGACTAATGTCATATGGGGTAGAACTAAATGCTTAATGATGCCAATGCTGGAATTCAGAAATGTTAGCTGCAAGATGCTAGCCAGAAGCAGAAATAAACCTGTTCAAATAGTTGGATTAATCTTCTAATAGACTTTGGAAACCAACACGGGAGCATTTGCAACAATGAAGTGTCTCCTCCAGCAGAGGAAAAAATGCTATAGCGCCAGCATAAGTACTCTGACATTGCGGATTTTCCAGaaactgaaaaagaaaatgaATTTATTCCGTTTTATTAAGAAAGGACATAGTGACTATTTGGCTTCAAAACTAATAAGGGAAGAGAGTTGTATTTTTTATTACCATTAGTTGGAGAATAATTTAGACAGCCATACCCATCTTGCCCAAAAGAGGTGGAACGAAGTGTCTTCCATAGGGTTGGAAATTGCTGGAGACAATGACCTAGGTTCTCTAATGTGCACTGAGAAGACAATCCACGATTTCTGTTCACACTACCAGTGCATATGGATTTTTGAATTGGTGGTGAAGCATACATTAAGGTAGCTAGTGCAGACATTTCCCCAATCCGTtcagccatatcatcaacagtatATAATATCTCATCTATCTCAATTGCAGTTAGATTGCCGTGATTAACCATTTTCTGTGACAGATTCCAACGGGCGTTAGAAAAGGATGCCTCGTACTCACAACCTTTGACTCTGGAGAAGAGTAACCATTGTGCCCACTTGCAATCACCCTGAGAAATTTCATGACATAACAACCAAGTCAGATCAATGTTTTGTTAAACTGGGAAAAGGTCGAGCAGCTTAATCTTATATCTATAGCATAAGGCAGTATTACAGGTACTTTGTCTACCACTACTGGACTAGTGACCATAAATTCTAACATCATGTTCATAGTATCAGCAAATAGACAAAGCCGGTCGGCCAATAATAGTTTGTATACCACCGTACTAGCTGGTCTGCAAAATACCGGGTGTAGAAGTGTTAATATGCAGGGTAGCAAATGTCGCACTGTTACACAATAAGGAGATAGAAATTGATgacaaaaaattaattggtcctctaTTAGACAGAGCGAGTTTGCAGAGAGAAGTGGCAATTGGTCACTTGCCAGGAAACCAGAAAAGAACaggtggcaagcatgcatatgcaGATTCTCAATGAAATGGAATGTATGGCAACTTGAACTTCAGATATCTTCCAAAGAATAATGTAAAACCAATTACTTGCATGCAGGAATCATGGAAAAATTGAACAGGAACGAACCCGGCATACTTATCACAAAAACCGACTCCACATAAACACTaatcatgtactccctctgtacctaaatacgtgtagttggggagaactagtctagttctccccaactacaagtatttaggtacagagggagtaacaGCCAACTTACTAAGTGTGTATcctaaaaagaaaataagtttaTTTGCAACAACCAGCTGGTTCCACTGATAGGGGTCACAAAATTAGCAAGTTTGGTAGGTTTGAATCAGAGCTGAGCACAAAGAATTCTAAATATCATAAACTAAAGGGATGCAGTATGACTTACTGCGGCTTCTTTGAGCAAAGGAATAGAGTCCTCCCCTAGAAACAAATTGCAGTTGTCCAGATAGAGATCTAGTAGGTATGGGGAGTCATATTGCACACAAAAACGGATGACTAGTTTATGCAATGCTCTTTCACAAGCCTGGTGACGTTCATCATCTGGCATCTCTGAAGCACAAAATGGCATAGAAGCTTCTTTCTTGGGGCCTATCTTGGCTGTATTAGTAAGTATGCCAGCTCGAGCAAGTAAAGGTATAATTTCAATAGTACTTTGCCAATACTCTTTCATAAAGATGTGCTTCTTTGCCAGTTGTTCCTGCATTAGCATTCTCATCCATGATGTTGATTCATGATTACACAAGGATCTGAATACTTTGACATGTGGTACTTCCATACAAACAGGCTCTAGCTCCTCCGAGTCACATATATACATTTTATAATCAGGGACACTGACATCAGACACAATGTTGTAACCAGCTCGTGAATTGTCCACATTAATGCTAAGTATCCCTTCCAGAAGTACACTGTCAGGAATCGTGTCCAAGAGTTTGCAGACTTCCCCCACATCATCATGAGCAACAAAATATTCAAACTGAGATTCCCATGGAAGGTCCGATTGAGCAGAAAtatgacaaggctggtccagtatTATCTAAAGAACATACAATAAGAATCTTAAGTCCGTATGGTTAAGAAAATAAGTAATTCAGACCCTAATTCAGAGTTTAGTGTGTTGtaatctactccctccattcctaaatataagtctttttagaggtttcactaaaaaaaactacatacggatgcatatagacatattttaaagtatagattcattcattttgcttcgtatgtagtcccttagtgaaatgtctaaaaagacttatatttaagaacggagggagtattcaacTGGCCAAAAACATACAATAAGAATTTAAGTCCATATGGTTAAGAAAATAAGTAATGCAGACCCTAATTCAGAGTTTAGTGTGCTGTAACCTATTTAACTGGCCAAAAACATTGCCATGACTAATTAAATGGCACATCATACACATTTTCAATGCAAACAAAAGAACAATGCAAGGAAAAAAATAGGCACAATCAGTAGTGTGACAAACTCTTCTGTGCTCACTTTATTTTATAGAGAAAGAAAATGTGAAAACACTTGATTTTATAATTAACAGTAAATAGTAAGAGCTAACAGAACAAGAAAATCCTTTGCACTTTTCTAGACGATGAGCGCACATGGCTATTATCGGAAGGAAGGTGTAATCCCCCAGTTAACAAGTGAAAAGACAAGTCATGACTTACGCGGTCCACAGTTCTTTGATCCCAAGCATCAGACCACACAGCAGCACATGCCCAATATCCATCGGAAAGGTTGCTTTGAGAGAACTCCTTTAAATAAGTGTAATCATTAACATTCACCCAAGAACCAAGCACAGCTCCATCAACATCACCACATTCAATAGCTGGACGGTTACAAATATGGAGAGCAAGCACTGGTTTATCTTCCCCTGGAAGTGTAACAATATTTTCAGCATCATGAATAATGTTTTCCCTGCCAAGATATGTGTCCCAGAAGCTGCTGCTTGGGTAAAAACGCTTTTCCACAGAAGAAAAAAGGTTGATCAGTACGGAAATAAACAGCACGCAGacatttattttctttctatgtgttgaaaatgcacagtATTAAGGAAACAAAATATATTGTAAgaacataattttgtcaattagcTAAAACAGGATGCAGAAGCAAACCTCAATCAGAGCCAAGGTCTCCAACATTTTCCACTCATTTGATCGCATGTACCCACGCTGTTTCATCTCCTCGGCTATTTGTAACCTAAGTGACCTTCTGACAGTACCTTGCATAAGTTGTCTAAGGTCCAACTCTATGTCATCTCCGAGTCTTTCTAGTGTCGCTACAGCCAGTCCACTTTCACCCTGTAAAATTACGTGTTAGACATCACGAAATGATGGGGAGACACATTTTTAAGCTAAGGGTAATAAATTACCTTCATTAACAGATCATAAACAATGGATCTTCCTATCTCATGAACTTCGGAGAAAGCGTCATCAAAATCATCACTAGAACATGATTCCCTCTGGCGAAACAGTTGCAGCTGAAGAACTGCCAACGGTAGTCGACCAGATTGTAGTGCTTCTCCGACAACTGCTTTCAAGTCAAACTTATTCATTTCCCAACGGTTCATCATATCCTTGATGTTTCCTTGAGTAACCGGTCTTCCAACTTGAGTGGTTCTTTGATCAGTGTCATTGTCATGAGAAGTAGTAAGGGAGGATTCAACTGGCGTTAATGCTAACAGCCTGTTACTACCAGGAACAAACTCAAATGCAGTAGATGTTGATCCTTGTCTGTCATGAGCATCTAAACCACCTGACAATCCCGATGAAACACCATCCACTACAACAACTGGGGATGGAGAATCATTTTGTAGTACTTCTTTGCCTATTTTCAGTGAATTTTTATCATCTCCTTGCTACAAAGAATAACATACCAAATACGAACGGTCAATTAGTATATATCGGTAGGGTCTCCCCTACTGTTTCTGCAAAAAAAATGGAGATAAATTTAAGGACAGACCCAGTGCTAGAAGCTCCCACACCAGGTGGGGTCTGGGAAAGGATTATACGAGGAAAGCCTTACCACTGCACAGTGCAATGCAGAGGGGCCACATCGAACCCAGGGCCTCTTGGCACAAGTGGGGAGTACTTCACCACTGCACCAAGTGTCCTTCCATTTGAAGATAAATTAATTGTAAAAAACAGCTATAAATATTTACCATACGGATCGAATTCTGGTTCTTTGTGGTGATTCGGCCCTGGATACTTCTAATTACTCCCAGAAGGAAAGCCATTTCATGAAGCTTTACTGAATTGTCTGGCATGTCTGGGGAAAAGATCAATGGGAAGGAATAAAACTCACAGATAACAAAGTGTATGGGCGCGTGTGTGGACGCGTGTGGGTGTACGGGAGAAGAGATGTAACCTTTCTTTTGCTTAAGTAGCCCATAAGCCTTGATTGTTCTCGTTGCAAAGCGGACTGCTAAAACCATTAACCTGTTTTCACACTGTAAGCTTACAAATTACATGAAGCTaaaagctacaagtatgtgacatATTGCAAGCTTGGTCATGGTCAATTCAAAAAGTATAACTAGTACAAAGAAAGCCACGCCTCCTTGTGGGCATGTTGTAACATGTTCCACTGCGATATGAAAACATGTCAACATCACATTATATTCAGTTGCATGCCACAACATAGATTACAGTCTTTGCTCTAGATCATCAAATTATTTTTCCTGTATAAGCTTTGCAGGATGACAGAAATATTGAAACATGTTTATGTTACATCTAAATTACTAAACAAAAACTCAAGTGTGTTACCATTCCAACTTCCACCCCATTTTCTGTACACGCGTTATTCTTGACCATACAATAAGACTATCAAATTAAACAGTGTATATCTGAAGCATTTCATCCTTCCATGATATTTCACGTGCAAACATTTTTTGATGAGACATGTTTAGCACACGATACAATATCACATTTGAGTTACTTTAAAGTTTGTTACGAAAAAATTAAGGAGAAACATTTTTGTTTCGGTGCAACTAATTTCTTCAGTTAAAAAAATGATGAACATCTGAAGGTTCTGCTAATACTCTGCTCATGAATTTACCTAGTAATATGCAGCTCATGTCATTCCCTTGCAGAAGCAGGTGAAGATAATGAAAAATTGAAATGAATCATTCTTCTCATAGGATTTAAAATGAACTCGGTCCTATACAAATTGGTGCAATGAAGCTTAAGGTTTCGTGTTTGTCTAAATTAGAGAAGAATATATTTATATCATTACTAGGACACAATGCAATGAATCCTTATTTTCTTGGGACCTGCCCGTCAATATCTAACTGAGTTTTTGTATGTATATTACAACACAAATAGATAGATAAAAGCATGTTTCCAAGAAATATTGTTTTTACAGAAGAATCGAATTTACAAATATGGCTTATAATTCAAGATAAATACACCATCAGAGAAGAAATATACTAATcttaaaaaaaaggaagaaatatACTTGGATGACACTGCAGCCTCATGATCACTTTTTGTGCTACATAATAGCCGATAAACAGATGCCAATAGCAGTTGCAGAACACCttcttctgcaagatcaacctccGCGAGCATATTCAATGATCTAGAAATGATTAATATTAGACAATTGTGCATACACATCAGTAGAACTTAGAAGAATTcttccacacacatacacacagacacacacacacataaggtAGGTGAGGAATTAACTGAAAATTACATTCAACAAAATGGGACATGATTTGTACACAAAAACACATGCATACAGCGTAAAGCCGGAAGTAAGTATACACATATAAATGCATTGAAACTTGTGAGTTACATGCAACCACCTATTTCCACCTTGGAACTTCGAAATAAACCTAAGAAATTCTTACAAACAGAACCCTTTCATCTAGATATTCAAATTCATTCCTAAATGATCAAAAAAAGTATCAACCTCCAAACAGGTCATAAAGGTAAGTAAATATAGATAATTAGACTCGTCATTCTTGTACAGATTCATTTAACTACGGAGATAGTTTCCACTGTATAATAGAATTCAACTTTAAAACCAATA
Coding sequences within:
- the LOC123442956 gene encoding uncharacterized protein LOC123442956; protein product: MPISYEMDGEPTVLQLYKWKSSHPHLELSKFREAFISPTRRLFGLLSDYGDLVLSTVNVQPSQVESPMALSDSSLPVFERFSSIPGVKSLAWGHCHDASSQLEVPAFSEFLVLSSDDSITVHAFCHSDKSTVTINCDSEELHGEWKEWFPTKCSVSGDGESGARNCFRSFMTTISASVCNGKYQARFPLKPSLPHSAEVVSFSIYDITTSFLKFWLSSCAMKNRMETDRGSPEDVPSHVPVAEASCSCQWECLKVLPSSSGYLTGLVLTPNESVNCEVHQRNAKDILVAILELNHWGIQWNFVVDLQTAYDDVGPNPQWVDFQLSDIFLASLNAVGFVAIWNAKTGHPISSFSVLDQCRIDLEMPLCTVTNVGESTCVGNVVGRMFKRLVLAPHSLLVAAVDEVGVVYLFYADDILNFKANAHEKLDQPSINHYGDNFAAWETAGHEIGSQTFCSHQPIRQGSLNPDKMVHDFSERDNAGVVRARKRRKCCKCNENQVDIWPSGFSTTSQMKDVVTYPSTMTASAHVRRVVLPPCRSQEDVISLSPFGLTRIFRSCTAEGNKHVKIIHTKLLMASCSLDERDVDAGVLDRSLPFQKDFSFAGESAVCSFQGYLYLISQDSLSVVLPSVSVSSFSSRIDATQFWQPGFSGGSACNALNLLSVNRLRTRLEAWQIEVLDKALLYEGPSLADRLCWENGWDMKISRLRWVQLSLHYTNINDLEQSLNMLAEVDLAEEGVLQLLLASVYRLLCSTKSDHEAAVSSKLMVLAVRFATRTIKAYGLLKQKKDMPDNSVKLHEMAFLLGVIRSIQGRITTKNQNSIRMQGDDKNSLKIGKEVLQNDSPSPVVVVDGVSSGLSGGLDAHDRQGSTSTAFEFVPGSNRLLALTPVESSLTTSHDNDTDQRTTQVGRPVTQGNIKDMMNRWEMNKFDLKAVVGEALQSGRLPLAVLQLQLFRQRESCSSDDFDDAFSEVHEIGRSIVYDLLMKGESGLAVATLERLGDDIELDLRQLMQGTVRRSLRLQIAEEMKQRGYMRSNEWKMLETLALIERFYPSSSFWDTYLGRENIIHDAENIVTLPGEDKPVLALHICNRPAIECGDVDGAVLGSWVNVNDYTYLKEFSQSNLSDGYWACAAVWSDAWDQRTVDRIILDQPCHISAQSDLPWESQFEYFVAHDDVGEVCKLLDTIPDSVLLEGILSINVDNSRAGYNIVSDVSVPDYKMYICDSEELEPVCMEVPHVKVFRSLCNHESTSWMRMLMQEQLAKKHIFMKEYWQSTIEIIPLLARAGILTNTAKIGPKKEASMPFCASEMPDDERHQACERALHKLVIRFCVQYDSPYLLDLYLDNCNLFLGEDSIPLLKEAAGDCKWAQWLLFSRVKGCEYEASFSNARWNLSQKMVNHGNLTAIEIDEILYTVDDMAERIGEMSALATLMYASPPIQKSICTGSVNRNRGLSSQCTLENLGHCLQQFPTLWKTLRSTSFGQDGYGCLNYSPTNVSGKSAMSEYLCWRYSIFSSAGGDTSLLQMLPCWFPKSIRRLIQLFEQGPFGMQLLSSAPSSEELFTHGVTDYIYNTTGYSETNALSLEASIQTSVEEELYSSLEEKDLRVEHHLHRGRALAAFRHLLGKRASQLKSANARQVISTQSDVQADVQLILAPLSQTERSVLLSVAPLAITNFEDSTLVASCTFLLELCGMCANMLRLDIAVLQRISSYYNSAQQNKKSELSSPRSSGLHVLSHGADIVPALARALAEDYVQSDHLQVLEQKQTSRGPKREQPSQPLIAILEHLERASLPLLDEGRTCGFWLLSGIGDASLYRSQQNEASQHWNLVTEFCQAHHLPLSTKYLALLANDNDWVGFLTEAQRAGFPIEVVIGVASKEIKDSRLRTHILTVLKNTLSNRRKSSSNIPSGSRDPSFLSVDGDNPMELFCILAVCEKQKNPGEALLNKAKQMQWSLLALIASCFPDVTLLSCLSFWLEITAARELSLIKVDGISSKVAKNVGSAVEATNKLSSVSRNVEYRYNRKNPKRRRFLEASPDSFKSGFSLDIASGSNGTATSNPSDIDAQQERRKPTSEETEIPVDIDERLASLSSIVAVLCEQQLFLPLLRSFDLFLPSCSLLPFIRSLQAFCQMRLSEASAHLTSFSARIKDEASQSNSFKEASSITGWVVATAVKAADAVLSTCPSLYEKRCLLQLLAAVDFADGGSSSAYFGRSYWKINLAEPTLCKDGDIYKWNDSMDDASLLAALEKDGRWEDARTWARQLESSDIAWESTFDHVTESQAEAMVAEWKEFLWDIPQERAALWGHCQTLFMRYSLPPLQAGLFFLKHAEALGKEIPARELHEILLLSLQWLTGTITKSSPVYPLHLLREIETRVWLLAVESETHSKADGESSVVSQSLAVGNSTSIIEQTADVITKIDSSMSLPSMKAAERNGMRDNNLPHHQHLQLFEYNSEATTTTNNARAKRRGKTNLPLRRGVTDNVESSTNDSDDNSKVFFRSKIGEQARNLLSEEEFAKMEASLSGWEQHVRPADMEKAVLSLLEFGQITAAKQLQQKLSPSYVPEELVLVDVALRVANNGGDGEISLLSFDTEALSILQSLQIASGSNMIDPSQAMEKLAVKCGEGRGRALIRRIIAVVQTAKILGLPFSEAFEKQPIELLQLLSLKAQDSFDEAKFLVETHIMPASSIARILADSFLKGLLAAHRGGYLDSQKEEGPAPLLWRSSDFLKWAKLCPSEPEIGHALMRLVMTGHEVPHACEVELLILSHHFYMSSSCLDGVDVLVTFAANRVDSYVSEGDFSCLARLITGVSNFHSLSFILSILIENGQLELLLQKYSSTDTATVAPASVRGFRLAVITSLKHFNPNDDEALSLVYKHFDMKHEAASLLESRAEQYMESWLDRHDKERRNDELLKAMHNLVQTAEILSTIDAGQRTHRACARASLLSLQIRIPDLVWIGLTETNARRIFVDQSRFQEALIVAEAYSINQPMEWAPVFWNQMLKPDLIELFVAEFVLVLPLHPPMLVELARFYRAEVAARGDQSHFSVWLSPGGLPAEWGKHLGRSFRSLLRRTRDMRLRLQLATLATGFSDVLESCNAVLDKVPENAGPLILRKGHGGTYLPLM